TCATGTCGGTCCGAACCGAGTTCACACACCAGGTTAATAAGGAGACTGCTAACTGCATGTCCGCGCTTTAACTGGGACAACTTCTTTGGCGTTTGGTCATGTTACACGGTCGTGTTTACCAGCGTATCACTTTTGCTATTGATCGTAACTCACAAAATGAAGAACTTGGGTGGAACGCGTCAATAAGAATATACCCTTACGTGTAGCCAGAGGGGTCGGGGGTGCATTGGGGATCTTGACCTTGAGCTGCGTTTTTCCTCTAGATTTACGATGAGTTCTAAAAAACTATCCCTCCCTGCAAATCCTGGCTACCGCAGTTGACCTATGATGCATAGTCAGATATCTTCTAGTGTAGTGGCTGGGACTCTAGACCAGCGGTCAGGAGATCCCTaattcgatccccactgtcggcatgTGACTGTATGCAGGTATcattgtcttacttgcctctctctTCACCCATGTGTACAAATaggtactggtcagaaatgccCAGATTGTAGCGCtcgttgagcagctcatctggaCAGGTTTaaggacagaccggggttaaagtATAAAGTCGATATCAGACTATCAACCCAAAACTATAACTTTTACAATATTTCAATCAGTATTACCGTACCTTGACATTATAGAACTATACGAAAATACAGTAGAAGCCTAATATTCGGTTTCTGAATAACTAGATGGTTTGCAGgtgtcttttttcttcttccgggTTGGCTTGTGACCTTGTGACGCGCCAAACGCAAAAATGGATATTTGTTGGCTTATTGGACTTTCACATTGGTTGTGCCAGAGAACGTGATATGGAGACAATTCTAATCGATAGATCGTGTGATCAATCTATTGATGAACAGACTGATTTCGGATACTCATGCGGAAGTCGACTGTTAAgtcaaaaaaaattgatatcaaaAGGATAATGGTTGGTCAAGGATCTAGGGTACGTCAGGATAATGCTACTCATATTATACAAAGGAAGAAACGGACTTGCCCCTGCTTACATGTCTGAGCACTTCCCATCCGTCGACCCCCGGCGATCCCTGAGGTCTGAAGACAACTGTCTCCCGAGGATCACCAGGTGTCATCCGGAGCAATATTACCTGTTaaatattttggttgaaaatgGGTTTTTTCAGCTTTTTTGCGCATTGCACGCGACCGCGACAAAAATCGTGCTACGGCGTAATGAGTaaagagaggtgccctgattagggaggtcaaattgaatggaaacaaacaaattgagaccaaaaATTGTGTCTATTAGGAATGttggccttaatagagaagtgtccgctgaGAGAGGTTACTTTGTATATAGACGTGAAGGCAAATATaataagaaatacatgtatacccaaTGGATCCTGCATTGCAGCCATCTTTGTAGGGATTTCCAATACGCATCTGATGAACACAAAACTCAACTTCGAGGTTGTTGTGTCTGATTGTGCTATATTTCTCACTCACATTCTAATGAAATCTAATTTTGATTGCAATAGCACGACTGAATATAGAGCGCGCTGCATTCAACCTCTCCATGCGTGATTTAGGTTTGAATAGGTCTCACAAGCCAGTGCGGGAGGATCTCTCCAGCTGAACCAACGAGTAGGCCGAGGTCTAGGATGCGAGGCATGTTCTGGAATCCTTCTCAGCTTAATCCTTTGTCCATAACTACTACAACCTATGCATTTTTAGATTTCTACAGACCTAGGGGAGACGTTTAGAGCACTTTCGATGGATTTTTATCTGATAGTCGCCAATAAGGGGCGTCACTTTTTGTACCACACGGATCCTTGAAATGGTGTGAAATTggtccaaaataggcctgatgtgTGTCAAGTTCATCTGGTCATAGATTGGTGAATTAATATGTATGTCTTCGTATAAGGCAACAGCCATGTGATAGCCAGGGGAATAATCTTCTTAAATCCCAAATCAAAAAACATAGGGGTGTTGCGGCTTTTCATTGatcaaatttgacttgaagTGAAACTATAGGAATTGACTGGCGCGCAACTATTGCCAGACTCGACAGGCAGGTTGAATGTGTTGGCAAGGTATCAGTTATGACTGCCGCACCCTACGCATTTTTAGGTTCGTAGAGACCCAGCAACGCATTTTAGAACAAAGATTCCTAACTGTATTTTCTTTCCTTCAGaataattcattttcaagtttcaaattttttttgtcaGTAAGGCAAAACACGCCAAGGCTTTGTTTTCGTCCAGAATTTTTATGACCAGGACGCACGTTGTTACTCTCCAACactataatagtgccaactctgatggacatgattccaacttttgccaactctgatggagatagataagtattcagccgcaagatgtctctagcgtgtgaacggtttgttccaactctaatatgccaactATACGAGAGTTTGCAATCAGTCTGAGTGATTTAAAAACGCCTAAGTAAGTCAGGATGATCGTTCGTCTTCTTATCTGCAAGGACGCAAAGATTTCCCATGATCCATTCAGGTGACTTCCTGAACATCCTGAAGATATTGGGCGCAAAAAGAGTAACAATTTGATTGCAgccattggtattttggtgtttGCGGGTTGTAAAATGGCGGAACAGGCATTTGACATGCATGTGCGTCGGCTGTatgattttcatgttgattttttcagtgtagaaaaagtacatggtgtcctccaaagattgtttgaccgccctgcatcaggacttgtccctgcttattcatgtttattgacatttgctcatcatctttagatataggttATTGTGACAGATATTAGTAAGGATAAAACAATCGTTGATGAAGGATATCTCAGTTGACAATTGACATTGAGATCCAAAGATCTTAGGTCCAACTACCCGTGACTAGTCAGATGATCGAGTCTTGGGGACACCCATTACCACAAATATTACCAaatgaggcaggttttgcatttctaaACCTTTTAGTCAAAAAAGAGGCCTAACTTTggacagaaataagtaattacggtctaattgcactttaatttggcaagctaGCCTGTGGAAAAGGCACGACAATCTTTTGTGTCTCAAGGAGTTGGCTAACAAATTAGACCCTTATTAGTCTTTTTTCGAACAAAGCTATGGCCTAAAGTgtctagaaatgcaaaattcgccTCTTTTGGTGATATGACTGACGTAAAATGAATCCgtacaaatacattaaaaagcaagaaaaccaagtataaaaacaTTAAGATCACTTACTATGTATTTTCTAATAGATACAGATAGCACAATTACTGACTACGATATATTTTCCTCAGAAAAATCTCTGGAATGATAGCCTTTGAACGAAATTGGaggttctcatcaaaattatcatgaaGTGTATCATCATGGTTCATGGCGTCATCAGTGCGTCCTGGTCGTAATAATTCTGGACGAAAACAAAGTCCTGGCGTGTTTTGCCTTACtgacaaaaaatatttgaaacttgaaaatgaattaaTCTGAAGGAAAACAAATACAGTTAGGAACCTTTTACCTGTTGTTGTCAAATTTTTGTCCTGAGAGTTTCGAAATTTTCAGCGTGGTTCTGGCGTAAGATTCAGTCCTGGTGTAAAAAATCTGTCCTAAAAaatccgctttggcttgccatactcgTCAGTATTGCTCAATTCAATTCAGTATTGCTCAATTCATCACTCTATTGTGATCCAATTGAACTGCTATGTTTTATgtaaatgtttttgttttttgaaaatgtttctcGGCTAGAGTTTGGAGGAGCAGGTTTTGTCGTGGAGTGTATGTTTGTCAGGGGCAGCAACAGCACTGTGGCACACCTGCTCTTTCAGTCTTCTTCCTATACGTaaatgaaaaatgtaaatgtacGTTTTATTCTCCTTATCAGGAGGTCAGTAAATTGTTagtattagtacatgtattattattattattttcaataatattctATCGAATTGATGACCTCTACGCTACACACGACAAATCCATGCGTATATATCTAATAGGCATGCCTGGAGTACTGCTTCCTAAATAACGATGACGACAGATACCTGTTCATATTTATTCTTTGTAAAACACAAGTTACGTTACTTACATTTATACGAATTACATTTAATGACTAACTCATCTTTCGAAAAGGAGAGGATTTTGTATTATTACTAATACAGTATGTATACAGTACATGATACGGTATTTCAATGTTACACTGCAACGAGTATTATGTAAATGTTAcatatagatacatgtatgatggatCAGAGTATGTAAATAtttcataatgtacatgtaagcacgGAATTCAGGCAGAATGTATGAAATTCGGACATATTTATTAACCGGCCTGACAGCGCCATTCATTTCTCAATCAAGTGTGTGGAACATTTTCGTCTGAAATTCCACATATTTAGTACACGGCAATATATCTAACCAATTTGACTCTCAATGTAAGAATCTCGAGCTTACAGAATACTTGTACAGAGTGTAGGAAAAAACGAATTGCGCAATCCTTGTTGGCCAAAGCCCGCATCAGTCATTTGACCTGATTGAATGCACGTGtaaggtatgtacatgtattgtattacATTCAATAACTAAATCAATTTTACATATCCTGAATCCATTTGCGCGTTTTTTAGCTGCGATGGGACGCTCTGCCCAAGCGTTTGTGTGATAATTCACCATGTTGCAGGATTAGTGGGATGGAGAAGAATCATTAAAAGACAATCGCAGCGGCAGCTAACATTTGATTATCATGATGACCAAATAACCAACCTAACCTAGCGTAGTTTTCCTCGAGGCTTCCCAAGTTGGGTCAGACAAGGTCTTTTCCCGCTCACTGAATGCGATATCAACcataaaaatctttgaaaataatttttgtatCAACAATTCCTTTTGAGAACCAAAAAATTGTGTATAATATACTAAACCCTAGGTTTTCATCAAAGCAAAAGACATTTCATGCCGAAAGCTTTAGTACTTGAACCGTGTTATAGTGCCCGATAACCAGGCAGTCACCATTTACAGAACACCTTGGAACATCGTTGGATCTGATATCTATATCATTTATATCTATTCGCTTCATTGACACAGTTTTATTGTCCAAGTCAATGTCAAGCTGATATAACCTGATCTCCCGCGGTGGTTCTCCTGTCATCCTCCCGACAATGAATATCTCCCCAAGACTACTTGAGCAAATATCATTGCAATGAAACCCATCCACACCATGATGAACGGACAGAACTTCGTCTAGACTGTTATCATTCAGATGGTAGCATGAGACTGTGTCGGTCAAGTTGGTACATATTGTAATCACACCAGTCATTCTACATAACGTAGGTCGGTAAACATGATCAACTTCAATGTCTTGAATAAGAACCCCTTCGTTGTCGGTCAGAATTATGTGGTGTTTCATGTTCGTGTCTTTATATGTTACCAGGAAGTGTCCCCGGTAAGCAACCTCCACAGACCACAATTTCTCTATTGCCACTTTCGGAAGCTTTACATCGATATCCCGTGTCGTTCCTGTCACAACATCGATGACTTTCAGGATTGGTGATACTCGGCGCAGGACAACCAGCTTGTCATGTCCCAATGCTGCTATGTATATGATAGCAACATCATCTTTCGCAATTTCTTCTGGTGCCAGGTAGGGTAGATTCCACAGTAATATTCTGAAAGATCCAGCTGACCAGACAGCGCCAGCTATGCGTTCACTGGACATGCACGATACACCCCATACACTGAACCTACCCTCTGAAAACTTCAGCTCGATGCTTAGTGAAGCTGATGAAAACTGCCCCGCCGTCGCTACGTACTCCTCACTCAGACCACCACCGGTTTTCATCCACTCCTGCAACGTCGCTACCCTATCAGTTTCTGATGCAACAGTGAGTTCCTGCAGTTCCGTCTTGGTCTTGGTGATCTCATCGTGGAGATTGTCTGTTAGGAGTTTTTCGGAAATCAACGCATCACTTTGCTCCATCCCTTCTCGTATGTCTTCTTGTATGGTAGTGGTACTCCAGATGGCATCTTTTATTTCATCAGTATTCATTAGATGGTCCTTCGCAAGGTGGTTCAGAAACTGTTCTTCTAACTCCTGAATTCTCGTACTTTGGTAGGTATTTTCGTCTtttttctggttcatcagttcCGTCTGCACACGGTGGTACTCAGCACACTCTGTGTAATAGGCAATGTTTTCTTCATACTTCTTTTTTCCGGCGGTGAAGTGTTCGACGGCGTTTTTTCTCGCATCGTCTATTTTATCATTTCTTGCTATCATCAGTCTCTCCAACTCAATAACCTGCTTGGTCAGTTGTCCTGTTTTCTGCTCTGCCTTTTTTGCAATAATTTCAATGTCTTCTTTATCAATCTTAATCACGTCTTTGTAGTCAACAACATCATGATCAATGCTGTTAGAATGTTTCCCAAAACACACTACGCATATAGCCCTACTGCAACTCTTACAAAACTGACTAAGGGGCTTGCCATGTAATTCGCATAACGATACGACAACATGGTTTCCAGTCTTTGGGTGGTTCGCATGCTCCAGGCCGCAGTCCTTGCAGAGACTGATACTATCGCACTGAAGGCAAGCGAGGGACGAGCTGACTTTTTTATCGCTGTCTGCACAGAAAGTACACTTGTCCCATTTTATCTGGTTCAAACCTTTCCTGACATCATTGTACTTCCTGATAATATTTTCGAGAGTAAAGTTTTTGCCAAGTCCGCTTATTCCACTGGCCGGGACCGTGCACAACTCTCTGCATAGCGGACACAGGAACTCACCACACCTTGCCTTCTTCTCGATGTAGCGCCGCAAGCAGTTCATGCAAAAGGAATGATTGCAGCCCCCTGCGATCACCGGCTCTCGGTACTCTTCGCAGCAGATGGAACACTCAAGTTCTTTCAGGAGTGAACTATCATCGGTCGCCATGATTTTAATTGAAACCTTTGAAAATAAGACATCGAGAAATGTGATTAGTAGGATTGCAATTCTATAACTGTGTTAAAAAGTGAGATGAATAAGGGTGGCCATTGACATGGTTATTTAATGTAATTGACCTACTAACCCCATGCGGACCATCTGTTGATGACTTCCTTG
This genomic window from Lineus longissimus chromosome 13, tnLinLong1.2, whole genome shotgun sequence contains:
- the LOC135497785 gene encoding E3 ubiquitin-protein ligase Midline-1-like, which codes for MATDDSSLLKELECSICCEEYREPVIAGGCNHSFCMNCLRRYIEKKARCGEFLCPLCRELCTVPASGISGLGKNFTLENIIRKYNDVRKGLNQIKWDKCTFCADSDKKVSSSLACLQCDSISLCKDCGLEHANHPKTGNHVVVSLCELHGKPLSQFCKSCSRAICVVCFGKHSNSIDHDVVDYKDVIKIDKEDIEIIAKKAEQKTGQLTKQVIELERLMIARNDKIDDARKNAVEHFTAGKKKYEENIAYYTECAEYHRVQTELMNQKKDENTYQSTRIQELEEQFLNHLAKDHLMNTDEIKDAIWSTTTIQEDIREGMEQSDALISEKLLTDNLHDEITKTKTELQELTVASETDRVATLQEWMKTGGGLSEEYVATAGQFSSASLSIELKFSEGRFSVWGVSCMSSERIAGAVWSAGSFRILLWNLPYLAPEEIAKDDVAIIYIAALGHDKLVVLRRVSPILKVIDVVTGTTRDIDVKLPKVAIEKLWSVEVAYRGHFLVTYKDTNMKHHIILTDNEGVLIQDIEVDHVYRPTLCRMTGVITICTNLTDTVSCYHLNDNSLDEVLSVHHGVDGFHCNDICSSSLGEIFIVGRMTGEPPREIRLYQLDIDLDNKTVSMKRIDINDIDIRSNDVPRCSVNGDCLVIGHYNTVQVLKLSA